The Candidatus Nanosynbacter sp. HMT-352 region TCTGGTAAGATTTCTGATCATCCACGCGCAACTGACGGTAACGAACATAATAACGGAACAAGTGTGATTTCTTGCAGCAAGACATTCAAGTTTTCTGGCGAATATTCATGTAAAGCGGTGATTGATGTTGATGAGATTCCAGCCGGTAGCGAAACTGCGTTCTTAAGGTTATTACCTATATATAAAGGTGGTAGTGTGAAGATTTCTCTTCAGAAAACCGACGGAACGATTGTCAATTTTGATGGAGTCCAGCCAATTGTCGATTCCACGGGGCGGGCAAGTGATTTATTCAGAAGAGTTGAAGCTCGATTGCAAATAGGAGATGATTTCGCATATCCTAATAATGCGGTTGAATTAAAGAATAGTCTATGCAAAGATTTCTCTGTATCTGGCGGCGGATCTGCTACCGCAGGTCGATGTAAGCCCATAAGCTAAGCTTCTGTGTCGCTATGAAATCGGTCGTGAATATCTTTCAGATGCTGGTCGGTAACGTGCGTATATACCTGTGTTGTTGATATATTGCTATGTCCCAGCATTGATTGGACTGAACGCAAGTCTGCACCGTTCATAAGTAGGTCGGTGGCAAAGCTATGGCGCATAGTGTGTGGGCTTACATGTTTTGTGATACCAGCTAATCTAGCGTATTGACCAACCATTCTCTGAATGCTGCGCGCGCTTAACCTACGGTAATCTCCGGAGGTGTTGGGAGTTGCGTGGCGTTTACTATAGCTTAAAAATAGGGCGGGTAAATTATCTGTTCTAGCTTCCAGGTATGCCGATATGTGTTCGGCAGCACTTTTCGAAATAAAAACAGGGCGATCCTTTTGTCCTTTTCCTCGCACCATAAATTCGCGCCTCTTTAGGTTTATATGATCTCGGTTTAAATTGACCAATTCTGAAACACGTAGTCCACTGGAAAATAGCAACTCAACGATTGCTCGATCTCTCAGACCAGATTCTGTATCGGTTGGTATTTGATCGATCATGCGTAAAACCTCGTCATATTGTAAAAAAGTCACTTGTTTACGGACTACTTTGGGCAATATAATTCTGTCGGCCGCTAGACTTTTGATATTACGACGAGAAAGGTAGGTTAGCAGACCTCGTAATGCAATAAGATGGTAACTTTGGGTAATTAAAGATAGTTCTTCGCCGGTGTTGTCATTTTTATAACGGTTTAGCCAGAGGCGATACTGGCGTATTAGTTCTGATGTAATTTTCTCAACATCTATATCGCCGGCAAAATCGATGAATCTCTCCAGGTATAGTTGATAATTTATGATGGTTTTTTGACTGCGTCCACCTTCAACCTCTAGGTGTTCTAAGAAATCAGTTAAGGCTTCTGACATAAACATAATATTTATTCTATCGCTAATGAATATGTTTATCAAATTATTTATTTCTGCTACTATATTAGAAAATAATAAGCAGAGGAGTATCTATGGCAGAAAGCGAAAAAAACTACTGTGGCGTTGAGAGGACATTGATCGTCTTTAAGCCTGACGCAGTTCAACGAGGTATAGTTGGGGAAATTTTACAACGTTTTGAGCGAGTTGGTCTAAAAATAGTTGGCGTAAAAATGACATCACCATCCAGAGACCATTACTATGCTCATTACGAGGACATCGGTAAATTGGCTACTCGTCGAGGCGAGGATACTTTGAATATAACACTAGATATGATGATGGATGGTCCAGTTATAGCAATGGTACTAGAGGGCGTCGAAGCTGTTGCTGTTGTTAGGAAGATTGTTGGTCCAACAGAACCTAAGTCGGCTGATATGGGAACAATTCGCGGTGATTACTCACATATTAGTTTTGGCTATGCAGATGAGTGCCAAAAGGGAGTTCCAAATTTGATTCACGCATCTGGCGATTCAGATGAGGCTGTTCGTGAGATCGAGCATTGGTTCAAGCCGGAAGAATTGGTAAATTATCACACATTAAGTGAAAAGTTTACTCGCTAAGCTAGTCTTTCCTGAGAGCTACCGTGGTATAATGGTTGTATGCCTCGGTAGCTCAACTGGATAGAGCAGATCCGTCCTAAGGATAAGGTTGTAGGTTCGACTCCTGCCCGGGGTACCAGATATATGACAGAGCAAATTAAAGATAAGCAATTTGATGGGCAGCGTGACGGAGAGCGACTGTTGTTTGTGTTTCGTCGTCACATAATCGCTATGAGAAAAGGATTCTATCTTCTTCTAGGATCGATGACGCTTGGTTCATTGCCTTTTTTAATTTGGCAAGATAATTTGAATCTTTTATGGGTGTTTGTTGGTGGATTTATTTTTGGTTTGATGCTCTTTTTCTATCATTTTTTGATGTGGTTTTATACTTACTATATTGTTACCGATCAGAGGATTCGTCAGATTACTCAGCATGGATTTTTTGGTAAAGATGTCATTGAGCTGAAATTGTCAAAAATTCAGAATATTAGTTATAGTATCCCGGGGTTTAGCGGAGAAATGTTTAAATTCGGAACAATAGTTATTCAAACTTTTGTAGGGGATCTTGTTATAAAAAACGTAGAACATCCGGATAAGATCTATAATAAGCTACAAGACGCAGTGGAAATTTCGACAAAGAAGGAGGATATCAATGAAGAATCTATTGAACCGTAAAGATAAAAAACAACCAAAGGAGCTACCTAAGAGGATTACAAACGATACAGTAGCCCAGCACCGCGAGAAGGTTTTGGCGGCCGGTCGTAAGCATAAATATCCCATCCAATACACCAAACGCCGATTGGTATGGATAACGATGCTTGTTAGTGTTGTTATTCTAATTGTTTTCATTGCTCTTGGTTGGGTGCAGTTATATGTCTGGAAAGACACAAGTGATATTGCATATAGGATAACTAAGATTTTACCTCTTCCTGTGGCTAATATTGACGGAGAAAATGCTGAGTATAGTGACTATCTTTTGTACCATCGTAGCTCATTGGCGGTATTGCAGTCTCAAGGGCTAGCAGATCAAAAGGACAAAGTTAAGTTCTACCAAAACCAGTCCATAGATAAGGCGTTGGAGGTGGCATATGTCAAAAAACTTGCGAGAGAAAATAATATTACGGTAGATGATAAAAAGGTTCAAGATCTTATCAAAAAACAGCAGGAATCTAGTAAGCTATCGCAGTCCGCTTATGAGTCTGTAGTGAAAGACAATCTTCATTGGTCAATGGATGAGCTAAAAACTGCTATGAAATATACTTTGTTAAAGCAGGAAGTATCTTTTAAGATTGATAAAACAGCCAATAACCTAGTGTCTGACATTAAGAAGAGGCTGCAAGAGGGTAAGTCATTGAAGGATATTGCTACGGGAATGGGCGACAAAGTGCAGTCTGTATTTGATCTATCCGTCTCTACGGATAATTCTGACGGAGGTCTAACGAAAGCAGCTATGTCATTAA contains the following coding sequences:
- a CDS encoding nucleoside-diphosphate kinase — translated: MAESEKNYCGVERTLIVFKPDAVQRGIVGEILQRFERVGLKIVGVKMTSPSRDHYYAHYEDIGKLATRRGEDTLNITLDMMMDGPVIAMVLEGVEAVAVVRKIVGPTEPKSADMGTIRGDYSHISFGYADECQKGVPNLIHASGDSDEAVREIEHWFKPEELVNYHTLSEKFTR
- a CDS encoding PH domain-containing protein; the protein is MTEQIKDKQFDGQRDGERLLFVFRRHIIAMRKGFYLLLGSMTLGSLPFLIWQDNLNLLWVFVGGFIFGLMLFFYHFLMWFYTYYIVTDQRIRQITQHGFFGKDVIELKLSKIQNISYSIPGFSGEMFKFGTIVIQTFVGDLVIKNVEHPDKIYNKLQDAVEISTKKEDINEESIEP
- a CDS encoding SurA N-terminal domain-containing protein, with translation MKNLLNRKDKKQPKELPKRITNDTVAQHREKVLAAGRKHKYPIQYTKRRLVWITMLVSVVILIVFIALGWVQLYVWKDTSDIAYRITKILPLPVANIDGENAEYSDYLLYHRSSLAVLQSQGLADQKDKVKFYQNQSIDKALEVAYVKKLARENNITVDDKKVQDLIKKQQESSKLSQSAYESVVKDNLHWSMDELKTAMKYTLLKQEVSFKIDKTANNLVSDIKKRLQEGKSLKDIATGMGDKVQSVFDLSVSTDNSDGGLTKAAMSLTKGKISGPIKTLSGDGYYFVTLNNIEGNTVNYSYVKVPLTEFNNQFNYLKNNNKVKYFISIDK
- the xerA gene encoding site-specific tyrosine recombinase/integron integrase, with the protein product MFMSEALTDFLEHLEVEGGRSQKTIINYQLYLERFIDFAGDIDVEKITSELIRQYRLWLNRYKNDNTGEELSLITQSYHLIALRGLLTYLSRRNIKSLAADRIILPKVVRKQVTFLQYDEVLRMIDQIPTDTESGLRDRAIVELLFSSGLRVSELVNLNRDHINLKRREFMVRGKGQKDRPVFISKSAAEHISAYLEARTDNLPALFLSYSKRHATPNTSGDYRRLSARSIQRMVGQYARLAGITKHVSPHTMRHSFATDLLMNGADLRSVQSMLGHSNISTTQVYTHVTDQHLKDIHDRFHSDTEA